One region of Microcoleus sp. bin38.metabat.b11b12b14.051 genomic DNA includes:
- a CDS encoding thioesterase family protein: MPFTYTRTVRFQDTDAAGVVYFANVLAMCHEAYEASLAASGINLKAFFSNPEVAFPIIHASVDFYRPLFAGDRLTIQLTPKQVAGDEFEIAYQVFSGEVAGRSTARALTKHVCIDAVTRTRKQLSEELMLWMKQFEI; the protein is encoded by the coding sequence ACTGTGCGCTTTCAAGATACCGATGCCGCTGGAGTCGTTTACTTTGCTAACGTTTTGGCGATGTGTCACGAAGCCTACGAGGCATCTCTAGCGGCATCGGGAATCAATCTCAAAGCATTTTTTAGCAATCCCGAGGTTGCCTTTCCCATAATTCATGCTAGTGTAGATTTCTATCGCCCACTGTTTGCGGGCGATCGGCTGACGATTCAACTAACGCCCAAACAAGTTGCTGGCGATGAATTTGAAATTGCCTATCAAGTATTTTCTGGAGAAGTTGCAGGAAGAAGTACGGCGAGAGCTCTTACTAAGCACGTCTGCATCGATGCAGTGACGCGAACCAGAAAACAGCTATCCGAAGAATTAATGCTGTGGATGAAGCAATTTGAGATTTGA